The following are from one region of the Chanos chanos chromosome 10, fChaCha1.1, whole genome shotgun sequence genome:
- the c10h2orf76 gene encoding UPF0538 protein C2orf76 homolog isoform X2 yields the protein MSSEAVLTVRLVRSFQHRNFKPVVFRDVNLDQTVEQFIAFVKNDTMKIIHQAHGAKTNELVMSLEDDDKLILRNGLSLRECGVANETELAFFKIADYEEYKANPQTVW from the exons ATGTCCAGCGAAGCTGTTCTCACTGTCCGCTTGGTCAGATCGTTTCAGCATCGCAATTTCAAACCAGTAGTTTTCCGCGATGTAAATCTGGATCAAACTGTGGAGCAGTTCATTGCATTTGTCAAGAATG ATACGATGAAGATCATTCACCAAGCCCACGGAGCAAAG ACGAACGAGTTGGTGATGAGTTTAGAAGATGATGATAAACTGATTCTACGTAACGGCCTTAGTTTACGGGAATGTGGCGTTG CCAATGAGACAGAACTTGCCTTCTTTAAGATTGCAGACTATGAGGAGTACAAGGCTAATCCCCAGACTGTGTGGTGA
- the c10h2orf76 gene encoding UPF0538 protein C2orf76 homolog isoform X1: protein MSSEAVLTVRLVRSFQHRNFKPVVFRDVNLDQTVEQFIAFVKNDVSTRTGLPPPFKKFDYDTMKIIHQAHGAKTNELVMSLEDDDKLILRNGLSLRECGVANETELAFFKIADYEEYKANPQTVW, encoded by the exons ATGTCCAGCGAAGCTGTTCTCACTGTCCGCTTGGTCAGATCGTTTCAGCATCGCAATTTCAAACCAGTAGTTTTCCGCGATGTAAATCTGGATCAAACTGTGGAGCAGTTCATTGCATTTGTCAAGAATG ATGTTTCCACGCGTACCGGTTTGCCGCCTCCCTTTAAGAAGTTTGACTATG ATACGATGAAGATCATTCACCAAGCCCACGGAGCAAAG ACGAACGAGTTGGTGATGAGTTTAGAAGATGATGATAAACTGATTCTACGTAACGGCCTTAGTTTACGGGAATGTGGCGTTG CCAATGAGACAGAACTTGCCTTCTTTAAGATTGCAGACTATGAGGAGTACAAGGCTAATCCCCAGACTGTGTGGTGA